The Neospora caninum Liverpool complete genome, chromosome X genome includes a region encoding these proteins:
- a CDS encoding SRS domain-containing protein, with amino-acid sequence MKLASVAVVLTIFASASAVGAEPDAAAQRYYKNVRKELQVPFGKYNIVWFSSIRGESTENIAYVYPGWKVAIECSNATKWVPNEFKKQVCEGRESNCTSQKTLQSLFPGVPESHQWWTGGDGKTEPVVLNVPHSVPSSKTFSFRCETMEHPKAKSQSYIVTLLTENAPEYVNFRA; translated from the coding sequence ATGAAACTTGCTTCGGTTGCAGTGGTGCTTACCATATTTGCCAGTGCCTCTGCAGTTGGAGCGGAGCCAGACGCCGCCGCCCAAAGGTACTACAAGAATGTGCGGAAGGAGTTGCAAGTGCCTTTTGGGAAGTACAATATTGTGTGGTTCAGCTCCATTCGCGGCGAGAGCACTGAGAATATTGCGTACGTTTATCCGGGATGGAAAGTAGCGATTGAATGCAGCAACGCGACAAAATGGGTTCCCAACGAGTTCAAAAAGCAAGTGtgtgaaggaagagagagcaatTGTACGAGTCAGAAGactctccagtctctctttcctgggGTGCCCGAGTCGCACCAGTGGTGGACGGGGGGTGACGGCAAAACGGAACCTGTTGTTCTCAACGTGCCTCACAGTGTCCCTAGTTCAAAGACGTTCTCGTTCAGATGCGAGACGATGGAGCACCCAAAAGCAAAAAGTCAGTCGTACATCGTAACTCTCTTGACAGAGAACGCGCCGGAGTACGTAAACTTCAGGGCTTAG